A genomic window from Vitis riparia cultivar Riparia Gloire de Montpellier isolate 1030 chromosome 18, EGFV_Vit.rip_1.0, whole genome shotgun sequence includes:
- the LOC117907117 gene encoding patatin-like protein 2, with product MTQVHTSIPRLLMEEEPKSTLQPPTFGNLITILSIDGGGIRGLIPGTVLGFLESELQKLDGEDARISDYFDVIAGTSTGGLVTAMLTTPNENTGRPLFSAKDIKDFYLEHCPKIFPQHSYVPIPYVTKAVTSLSGPKYDGKYLHNLVKEKLGETRLHQTLTNVVIPTFDIKCLQPTIFSTYQVKSRPSLDALLSDICIGTSAAPTYLPAHYFETKDPTGRVREFNLIDGGVAANNPALVAIGEVTQEIIRGSPDFFPIKPMDYGRFLVISLGTGSSKAEEKYNKDQAAEWGLLGWLRSGGSIPLVDVFTQASGDMVDLHLSQVFQALHSEKSYLRIQDDTLSGITSSVDIATKENLDDLVKIGEELLKKRVSRVNLDTGIFEPSNHETNEEALTSFARLLSQEKQRRDGRSPHEHAAASKGVVVV from the exons ATGACTCAAGTTCATACCTCCATCCCTCGATTGCTAATGGAAGAAGAACCAAAATCAACCCTACAGCCTCCAACTTTTGGAAACCTAATCACCATTCTCAGCATCGATGGAGGTGGAATAAGAGGGCTTATCCCAGGAACAGTCCTTGGCTTCCTCGAGTCTGAGCTTCAG AAGCTGGATGGTGAAGACGCAAGAATTTCAGATTATTTTGATGTGATTGCAGGAACAAGCACCGGTGGCCTCGTGACTGCCATGCTAACCACTCCCAATGAAAACACTGGCCGACCCTTGTTTTCTGCCAAAGATATCAAGGACTTCTACCTTGAGCACTGCCCTAAGATCTTCCCACAGCACAG TTATGTTCCAATTCCTTATGTCACGAAGGCAGTTACATCCTTATCAGGACCAAAATATGATGGGAAGTATCTGCATAACCTTGTTAAAGAAAAACTAGGAGAAACACGATTACACCAGACCCTTACTAATGTTGTTATCCCAACATTTGACATCAAGTGCCTTCAGCCAACAATATTTTCCACTTATCAG GTGAAGAGCAGGCCAAGTTTAGATGCCTTACTGTCAGATATATGTATTGGAACCTCAGCAGCACCCACTTATCTTCCAGCTCATTATTTCGAAACCAAAGACCCTACCGggagagttagagaattcaaccTCATTGATGGTGGTGTCGCTGCAAATAATCCG GCTTTGGTTGCTATTGGGGAAGTGACCCAGGAGATCATCCGGGGCAGTCCTGATTTCTTTCCTATAAAGCCAATGGACTATGGCCGGTTTTTAGTAATATCCTTGGGAACTGGGTCATCAAAAGCCgaagaaaaatacaataagGATCAAGCAGCCGAGTGGGGTCTGTTGGGATGGTTGAGAAGTGGTGGTTCCATCCCCTTAGTGGATGTGTTTACCCAAGCAAGTGGAGATATGGTCGACTTACACCTTTCACAGGTTTTTCAAGCCCTTCACTCTGAAAAAAGCTATCTTCGGATACAG GATGATACATTGAGTGGTATAACATCATCAGTCGACATAGCCACAaaggaaaatttggatgatCTTGTGAAAATTGGTGAGGAGTTGTTAAAGAAAAGGGTCTCAAGGGTTAACCTGGATACAGGTATCTTTGAGCCTTCAAATCATGAGACCAATGAGGAGGCTCTCACAAG TTTTGCAAGACTACTCTCCCAAGAGAAGCAACGTAGAGATGGTAGGTCACCACATGAACATGCTGCCGCTTCTAAAGGAGTGGTCGTTGTCTGA